A stretch of the Nakaseomyces glabratus chromosome L, complete sequence genome encodes the following:
- the RPN10 gene encoding proteasome regulatory particle base subunit RPN10 (CAGL0L08580g~Putative 26S proteasome regulatory subunit; protein abundance decreased in ace2 mutant cells), whose translation MVLEATVLIVDNSEYARNGDFPRTRFEAQIDAVEFIFQAKRNSNPENTVALLSSAGENPRVLSTFTTEFGKILSGLHETLIQGSIQLCTAIQVAALTLKHRQNKVQHQRIIAFVCSPIPEEHRDDLLKQAKKLKKNNIAIDIINFGESDTNEQLLNEFIELANKGNPQGDSNEDVSHLLSVSPNNIKLLYEVIASSPIILENGGMGGYDDGFGAANGMDSSLMDFGVDPSMDPELAMALRLSMEEEQQRQERLRQEQQQPQDNNESNN comes from the coding sequence atggtgTTGGAAGCTACAGTTTTGATAGTTGATAATTCTGAGTATGCCAGAAATGGTGATTTCCCAAGGACAAGATTTGAAGCTCAGATTGATGCAGTTGAGTTTATCTTCCAGGCCAAGAGGAACAGTAATCCTGAAAATACAGTAGCGTTGTTGTCCTCAGCAGGTGAAAATCCAAGAGTCCTTTCTACATTCACAACTGAGTTCGGTAAGATATTGTCTGGGTTGCACGAGACCTTGATTCAAGGGTCTATACAACTATGTACTGCCATTCAGGTAGCAGCATTGACTTTGAAGCATCGTCAAAATAAAGTCCAACATCAAAGAATAATAGCATTTGTTTGCAGTCCTATACCTGAAGAACACAGAGACGACCTGTTAAAGCAAGCAAAAAAgttaaagaagaacaatatAGCTATTGATATAATTAATTTTGGTGAAAGTGACACTAATGAACAATTACTGAATGAATTCATTGAATTGGCAAACAAAGGTAACCCTCAAGGTGACTCGAACGAAGATGTTAGTCATTTACTATCCGTGTCTCCAAACAATATCAAGTTGCTATACGAAGTGATAGCCTCATCTCCAATAATCCTGGAAAACGGCGGGATGGGTGGTTATGATGATGGGTTCGGTGCTGCAAACGGCATGGATTCTTCACTAATGGATTTTGGTGTGGATCCTTCCATGGACCCAGAGTTGGCTATGGCTCTACGTTTGTCAATGGAGGAAGAGCAACAGAGACAAGAAAGACTAAGGcaagaacaacagcagcCACAAGACAATAATGAATCTAATAACTAA
- the PPX1 gene encoding exopolyphosphatase (CAGL0L08602g~Ortholog(s) have exopolyphosphatase activity, role in polyphosphate catabolic process and cytosol, nucleus localization) has product MPNLQQFLKQLRTVEIPRLIKQSVSTLNIVCGNESADFDSVACAISYAYFEHAKSAQNVYVPIINIPKEDLMMRRDIMFTLNKLDISQDLLFFREDLMEYNKQFNTINAVIVDHNELPKPTKQLITDVIGIIDHHADKQLYPNANPRIITVTGSCSSLVTNFWSKNLESNKYHEALNDCAPLLISAGLLDTANMKYKVENPDVEAFKHYGDLNIPLFTQFDSAFRELRSAKDNIDGLTVKQLIRKDYKEYDLIPKSLESKKLNFGVTSIVEPVEELFKRFNSKDNFFNSCYKYREEYDLDCLVLLTSWNDPKEGRFRRELIIIPKDGLYDTVENLCNNAPKLELKVLDKESQKFVIYEQFDLSSSRKRIMPYLQDVYSTI; this is encoded by the coding sequence ATGCCAAATTTACAGCAGTTCCTTAAACAATTGCGTACTGTGGAAATTCCACGATTGATAAAACAATCGGTTTCAACCTTGAATATAGTCTGTGGTAATGAATCTGCCGATTTTGATTCTGTTGCTTGTGCCATTTCATATGCCTACTTCGAGCATGCTAAGAGTGCCCAAAATGTTTATGTGCCTATAATCAATATCCCAAAGGAAGACCTTATGATGAGGAGAGATATAATGTTTACTTTGAACAAGCTAGACATCTCACAAgatcttttgttttttagAGAAGACCTTATGgaatataataaacaaTTCAACACAATCAACGCAGTGATTGTTGATCACAACGAACTTCCAAAACCAACCAAGCAGCTAATAACAGATGTTATTGGTATTATTGATCACCATGCGGATAAGCAATTATATCCGAATGCCAATCCTAGAATTATCACAGTTACTGGAAGCTGTTCATCGCTGGTAACTAACTTCTGGAGTAAAAACTTAGAAAGTAACAAGTACCATGAGGCTCTCAACGACTGTGCACCGCTACTTATTTCTGCTGGTCTTCTAGATACTGcaaatatgaaatataaAGTTGAGAACCCCGACGTAGAAGCATTCAAACACTATGGTGATTTGAATATTCCTCTATTTACTCAATTCGATAGCGCTTTCCGTGAGTTAAGATCAGCCAAAGACAATATTGATGGTTTGACAGTAAAACAGTTAATCAGGAAGGACTATAAGGAATATGATTTAATCCCTAAGTCTTTGGAATccaaaaaattaaacttTGGTGTGACTTCAATTGTTGAACCGGTAGAGGAACTATTCAAACGTTTCAATAGTAAagataattttttcaacagTTGCTATAAATATAGAGAGGAATATGATTTAGATTGCTTAGTATTACTAACTTCTTGGAATGACCCTAAAGAGGGCAGATTCAGAAGAGAGTTGATCATTATTCCAAAGGATGGTCTTTACGACACTGTCGAAAATTTGTGCAATAATGCCCCCAAATTGGAACTCAAAGTTTTGGATAAAGAAAGCCAGAAGTTTGTAATCTATGAGCAATTCGACTTGAGCTCAAGtagaaaaagaattatGCCTTATCTGCAAGACGTCTACTCAACAATTTAA